The following proteins are co-located in the Brevibacillus laterosporus DSM 25 genome:
- a CDS encoding aminopeptidase — MKDPRLEKLAHNLVNYSIRAQKGEHVLIHSTGHQPELVKALIRKVYEAGAHPYVQLQDPAIQRELLLNTNEEHLAVMREAEVAFMKKMDCYIGIRGSNNITELSDVPSDKMSMYSRQLQRPVTDIRVPETKWVVMRYPNESMAQLASMSTEAFENFYFDVCNLDYSKMSKAMDSLVELMNRTDKVRLTAPGTDLTFSIKDIPAIKCAGECNIPDGEIFTAPVRDSVNGTLSYNTPSPYQGFTFENVKLTFKDGKIVEATANDTERINKIFDEDEGARYIGEFAIGVNPYIQNPMKDILFDEKIDGSIHFTPGQAYDEAFNGNKSSIHWDMVLIQRPEWGGGEIYFDDVLIRKDGRFVLPELECLNPENLK, encoded by the coding sequence ATGAAAGATCCACGTTTAGAGAAATTGGCACATAATTTGGTCAATTATTCCATTCGTGCTCAAAAGGGCGAGCACGTTCTCATTCATTCTACAGGGCATCAACCTGAGTTAGTAAAAGCCCTTATTCGCAAAGTATATGAAGCTGGAGCTCACCCATATGTTCAACTTCAAGATCCTGCTATTCAGCGAGAATTATTACTGAACACAAACGAAGAACATCTAGCTGTCATGCGAGAAGCTGAAGTTGCCTTTATGAAAAAAATGGACTGTTACATTGGAATTCGTGGAAGCAATAACATCACGGAGCTCTCTGATGTTCCAAGCGACAAGATGAGTATGTATTCTCGTCAATTACAAAGACCTGTTACAGACATCCGTGTACCTGAAACGAAATGGGTAGTTATGCGTTATCCGAACGAATCCATGGCTCAATTGGCTAGTATGAGTACAGAAGCGTTTGAAAACTTTTACTTTGATGTTTGCAATTTAGATTACAGTAAAATGTCCAAAGCAATGGATAGCCTGGTAGAGCTTATGAACAGAACGGATAAGGTTCGCTTAACAGCCCCAGGAACAGATTTAACCTTCTCAATTAAAGACATCCCAGCAATCAAATGCGCAGGTGAGTGTAACATTCCAGATGGTGAAATTTTCACTGCTCCTGTGAGAGACTCTGTTAATGGTACCCTTTCCTATAACACGCCATCTCCATATCAAGGCTTTACCTTTGAAAATGTAAAGCTGACGTTCAAAGATGGAAAAATCGTGGAGGCTACGGCTAACGATACAGAGCGTATTAATAAAATCTTCGATGAGGATGAAGGCGCACGTTACATTGGGGAATTTGCTATTGGCGTGAATCCTTATATTCAAAATCCAATGAAAGACATCCTGTTCGATGAAAAAATTGACGGAAGCATCCACTTTACGCCAGGACAAGCATACGATGAAGCGTTCAACGGAAATAAATCCTCCATTCACTGGGATATGGTATTAATTCAACGTCCTGAATGGGGTGGCGGAGAGATCTACTTCGACGATGTTTTAATCCGTAAAGATGGTCGTTTTGTTCTACCAGAGCTTGAGTGTCTTAACCCTGAAAATCTCAAATAG
- a CDS encoding PadR family transcriptional regulator — translation MDVKSIILGLLHYREMSGYDIKQFFTSSIGFFYDASYGAIYPALKKLEQEGYVTKEEVLQSGKPNKIMYRLTQQGRDQFHQELKMEIEGPIVRSDMLTRLFFCDLHSAEDQKHFFDDLIAYQEKRQEIIRNSYQKSMQELNEYQKMCWEYTLHQLEGAIQFLKNKKQMMDNGQNVAHIS, via the coding sequence ATGGACGTCAAATCAATTATTTTAGGCTTATTACATTATCGTGAAATGAGCGGCTACGATATAAAGCAGTTCTTTACGAGTAGCATCGGTTTCTTTTACGATGCGAGTTATGGCGCGATTTATCCAGCTCTTAAAAAGTTGGAACAAGAAGGGTATGTTACAAAAGAAGAAGTTCTACAGTCAGGAAAGCCAAACAAGATCATGTATCGTCTGACGCAACAAGGACGCGATCAATTTCATCAGGAATTAAAGATGGAAATTGAAGGACCAATTGTTCGCTCTGATATGTTAACGCGTTTATTCTTTTGTGATTTGCATTCAGCAGAAGATCAAAAGCACTTTTTTGACGATTTGATAGCGTATCAGGAAAAGCGACAAGAAATTATTCGAAACAGTTATCAGAAAAGCATGCAGGAATTAAATGAGTATCAGAAGATGTGCTGGGAGTATACCCTCCATCAACTAGAAGGGGCTATTCAATTTCTCAAGAATAAAAAACAGATGATGGACAATGGGCAAAATGTTGCTCATATATCCTGA
- a CDS encoding S1C family serine protease, whose protein sequence is MKPRGWSYTNTKYQQMSNLHPFNFFVPLVEQVKHGVVSLICEDNTSPPDIDQILQSFLDMEPLEAGQTEKSFGSGFIFHPRGYILTSEHVIGKAKSIYVKMWNGKVFEAKLIFSDPQRDYAIVKIESDVRLSPLSLGNSGEARVGEWVISVGSPLGLENSVTAGIISAKNRRIQVSKRLYDEIFQTDAAINPGNSGGPLINLHGEVIGLNAFIIQSSQCLGFAIGIDSIKKKIQQLL, encoded by the coding sequence GTGAAACCTAGAGGCTGGTCCTATACGAATACAAAATATCAGCAGATGAGTAATCTACATCCATTCAACTTCTTTGTTCCGTTAGTGGAACAGGTAAAGCATGGCGTAGTTTCCCTTATCTGCGAAGACAACACCTCCCCTCCCGACATCGATCAAATTTTGCAAAGCTTTTTGGATATGGAACCACTCGAAGCAGGCCAGACAGAAAAGAGCTTTGGTTCCGGTTTCATTTTCCATCCCAGAGGCTATATTCTCACCAGCGAGCATGTTATAGGCAAAGCTAAATCAATTTATGTAAAAATGTGGAATGGAAAGGTATTTGAAGCGAAACTCATTTTTAGTGACCCTCAGCGGGATTATGCTATCGTAAAAATTGAATCCGACGTACGTCTTAGCCCACTCTCTCTAGGTAATTCAGGTGAGGCACGCGTAGGTGAATGGGTGATTAGTGTCGGGAGTCCCCTTGGCCTAGAGAATTCCGTTACCGCGGGAATTATCAGTGCTAAAAATAGGCGTATTCAGGTATCTAAACGATTGTACGATGAAATCTTCCAAACAGATGCTGCTATTAACCCAGGTAATAGCGGAGGTCCTTTAATTAATTTACACGGGGAAGTAATAGGTCTAAACGCATTTATCATCCAGTCTAGTCAATGTCTTGGTTTTGCCATTGGGATTGATAGTATTAAGAAAAAAATTCAGCAACTTTTATAA
- a CDS encoding gamma-glutamyltransferase family protein produces MHKFDSLSYPYASKRMATYGRKGMVATSQPLAAQAGLDILKKGGNAIDAAIATAACLTVVEPTSNGIGGDAFALVWVKDKLHGLNASGCTPALISREAVKAAGHESMPTYGWTPVTIPGVPAAWAELSERFGKLSLVEVLQPAIDYAENGYPLSPTLAKYWKIAYDKFKQNGQGEEFQAWFETFAPEGRPPQVGEIWKSVAHAQTLREIAETKAESFYRGELAEKMDAHSRKYQGYLRKEDLFRFKAKWVDPIKVNYRGYDIWEIPPNGQGLVALVALNILKGYTFAERDTTDSYHKSWEAMKLAFADGLRYITQHDKMKVSIDELLSDEYAAKRRELITDKAQLPEAGEPASSGTVYLATADEEGNMVSFIQSNYMGFGSGIVIPNTGIAMQNRAHTFSLDPQHDNCLEPSKQTYHTIIPGFITKGERAVGPFGVMGGFMQPQGHVQVVMNMIDFQLNPQAALDAPRWQWTEGKTIELESSFPEHLALTLEAMGHVVKYIVGSGGFGRGQIIIRDEKGVLIGGTDPRTDGAVAVW; encoded by the coding sequence ATGCACAAATTCGATTCACTATCCTATCCATATGCTTCAAAACGAATGGCGACCTATGGGAGAAAAGGAATGGTTGCAACCTCACAGCCACTTGCTGCACAGGCAGGGTTAGATATTTTAAAAAAGGGTGGTAATGCGATCGATGCAGCCATTGCTACAGCTGCTTGTTTGACAGTGGTAGAACCTACCTCGAACGGGATTGGGGGAGACGCCTTTGCACTCGTTTGGGTAAAGGATAAATTACATGGTCTAAATGCTAGTGGCTGCACACCGGCATTGATTTCAAGAGAGGCAGTAAAGGCAGCAGGACACGAGAGTATGCCGACATATGGATGGACACCGGTGACTATCCCGGGAGTTCCAGCAGCTTGGGCTGAACTTTCAGAACGTTTCGGTAAATTATCCTTAGTTGAGGTATTGCAACCCGCTATCGATTATGCTGAAAATGGATACCCTCTTTCGCCTACACTAGCTAAATATTGGAAGATAGCCTACGATAAATTTAAACAAAATGGCCAGGGAGAAGAATTTCAAGCTTGGTTTGAGACGTTTGCACCTGAAGGGCGCCCACCCCAAGTCGGAGAAATTTGGAAATCAGTGGCACATGCACAAACATTACGTGAGATTGCAGAAACGAAAGCAGAATCGTTTTATCGAGGCGAGCTTGCTGAGAAGATGGATGCTCACTCGCGGAAATATCAAGGCTACTTACGTAAAGAGGATTTATTTCGCTTTAAAGCAAAGTGGGTAGATCCGATTAAGGTTAATTATCGAGGATATGATATCTGGGAAATCCCCCCAAATGGTCAAGGACTTGTGGCGTTAGTAGCGCTAAATATTTTAAAAGGTTATACGTTTGCGGAAAGAGACACCACTGACAGCTATCATAAGTCATGGGAAGCAATGAAGCTGGCCTTTGCCGATGGGCTACGCTATATTACCCAGCATGACAAAATGAAAGTAAGCATTGATGAATTACTGTCAGATGAATATGCGGCAAAACGTCGAGAGCTTATCACAGATAAGGCACAGCTACCTGAGGCTGGAGAACCGGCGAGTAGTGGTACGGTCTATCTAGCAACAGCTGATGAGGAAGGGAATATGGTCTCTTTTATTCAGAGTAACTACATGGGTTTCGGTTCAGGAATCGTCATTCCAAATACGGGGATTGCCATGCAAAATCGTGCTCATACCTTCTCGCTTGACCCTCAGCATGATAATTGCTTAGAGCCTAGTAAACAAACCTACCATACCATTATTCCAGGTTTTATTACAAAAGGAGAACGTGCAGTAGGTCCCTTTGGTGTCATGGGTGGATTTATGCAGCCTCAAGGTCATGTGCAGGTAGTTATGAATATGATCGACTTTCAGTTAAATCCACAAGCGGCGTTGGATGCCCCTAGATGGCAATGGACTGAGGGCAAAACAATTGAATTGGAGAGTTCCTTTCCCGAACACTTAGCGCTTACACTAGAGGCTATGGGACATGTAGTCAAATATATAGTGGGTTCAGGAGGATTTGGGCGTGGTCAGATTATTATTCGTGACGAGAAGGGTGTATTAATAGGAGGTACAGATCCACGAACCGATGGAGCTGTGGCTGTCTGGTAA
- a CDS encoding chromate transporter, protein MIYVQIFWAFFITNILGYGGGPPSIPLIQNEVVSHYKWMTVEEFGETLALGNALPSPISTKLGGYIGYQVAGIPGALVGLFATIAPTAIAMIALLGVFHLFRQAPQIKAMTHSIRPIVTVLLGTLAVQFLLGSYEQIGLWHTLILGGASYFLMEKRKIHPAFVILLAMGYGGFFIK, encoded by the coding sequence ATGATTTATGTACAGATTTTTTGGGCATTTTTTATTACTAATATTCTGGGCTATGGGGGAGGGCCTCCGAGCATCCCTCTCATTCAAAATGAAGTCGTTTCTCATTATAAGTGGATGACAGTTGAGGAGTTCGGGGAAACGTTAGCATTAGGGAATGCCCTACCTAGCCCAATTTCCACCAAGCTAGGTGGTTATATTGGTTATCAAGTGGCAGGTATTCCCGGAGCTCTGGTAGGTTTGTTTGCTACGATTGCCCCGACTGCTATTGCTATGATTGCTTTATTAGGCGTATTTCATTTATTCCGCCAAGCACCACAAATCAAAGCTATGACACACTCTATTCGTCCAATCGTTACCGTTTTGCTTGGTACGTTGGCTGTTCAATTTCTTCTTGGTTCCTATGAACAAATTGGCTTATGGCACACGCTAATACTAGGTGGTGCATCTTATTTTTTGATGGAAAAACGTAAGATCCATCCGGCCTTCGTTATTTTACTGGCGATGGGGTACGGAGGATTTTTTATTAAATAG
- a CDS encoding chromate transporter, with product MVYWQLFLAFFRIGIFGYGGGPTMIPLVHAECVKKYKWVSEEEFADNYALGNTLPGPIATKMAAYVGYKVKGWLGATIAISAMVFPVLLLMVILMQFVNVLKTSETVRGMIEAIQPVIAVMMVVMTYDFFKKGWNDSKKRKEKQGFLAMLFISVIALVPFQIHPGLFVAITLVIAFAYSTWHTKRQKNQQQI from the coding sequence ATGGTTTATTGGCAATTATTTTTAGCGTTCTTCCGAATTGGCATTTTTGGATACGGTGGTGGCCCAACCATGATTCCGTTAGTGCATGCGGAGTGCGTAAAGAAATACAAATGGGTTAGCGAAGAGGAGTTTGCCGATAACTATGCACTTGGCAATACCTTACCGGGACCGATTGCCACCAAAATGGCTGCATATGTCGGGTACAAAGTAAAAGGGTGGCTTGGTGCCACCATCGCTATCTCAGCCATGGTCTTTCCTGTCCTCTTACTGATGGTTATCCTTATGCAGTTCGTAAATGTGCTGAAAACCTCTGAGACAGTACGGGGTATGATCGAAGCCATCCAGCCAGTCATCGCGGTCATGATGGTGGTAATGACCTATGACTTTTTTAAAAAGGGCTGGAATGATAGTAAAAAAAGGAAAGAAAAGCAAGGCTTTCTGGCGATGTTGTTCATTTCAGTGATTGCGTTAGTTCCTTTTCAAATTCACCCGGGTTTGTTTGTTGCCATTACCTTAGTGATCGCTTTTGCGTATTCCACCTGGCATACCAAACGACAAAAGAACCAGCAACAAATTTAA
- a CDS encoding ABC transporter ATP-binding protein, translating into MTQPLLEVKNLKKYFPIQAGFLNKTVGHIKAVDGIDLTVYSGETLGIVGESGCGKSTTGRTILRLLEPTDGEVWFDNKDLAKLSKKEMRRMRKDIQMIFQDPFASLNPRKTIKQTLMESLNVHGIGTKEERLKRLEDMIQVVGLRPEHLARHPHDFSGGQRQRISIARALVVNPKLIIADEPVSALDVSIQSQVLNLLKDLKKDFQLTMLFISHDLSVVKHLCDRVAVMYLGRVVEIADKNSLFTNPRHPYTKALLSAIPKANPKVKRERILLQGDLPSPANPPSGCTFHPRCHYATDLCKTTPPTLKEGIQGHMVSCHFVEEIL; encoded by the coding sequence ATGACACAACCATTATTAGAAGTAAAAAATTTGAAAAAATACTTTCCAATCCAAGCAGGATTTTTAAACAAAACAGTAGGGCATATAAAAGCCGTTGATGGCATTGATTTAACAGTCTATTCTGGGGAAACGCTGGGCATCGTAGGGGAATCAGGCTGTGGGAAATCCACCACAGGTCGAACTATTTTACGTTTATTAGAGCCTACTGACGGAGAAGTTTGGTTTGATAACAAAGATTTAGCGAAGCTCTCGAAAAAAGAAATGCGCCGGATGCGTAAAGATATCCAAATGATTTTTCAAGATCCTTTTGCATCGCTAAATCCACGTAAAACGATTAAGCAGACGTTGATGGAATCACTTAATGTCCATGGAATCGGTACGAAGGAAGAACGATTAAAACGTTTAGAAGATATGATACAGGTGGTAGGACTACGTCCAGAGCATTTGGCCCGCCATCCCCATGATTTTTCAGGGGGGCAACGTCAAAGGATTAGCATTGCTCGGGCGCTGGTGGTGAATCCTAAGCTAATTATAGCCGATGAGCCGGTGTCTGCTTTGGACGTATCTATTCAGTCACAGGTTTTAAATCTACTGAAAGATTTGAAAAAAGACTTTCAGTTAACCATGCTATTTATTTCCCATGACTTATCAGTGGTCAAACACCTGTGTGATCGGGTAGCAGTTATGTATTTAGGACGAGTGGTAGAAATTGCTGACAAGAACTCTTTGTTCACAAATCCTCGTCATCCGTACACAAAGGCTCTGTTATCCGCTATTCCTAAAGCAAATCCGAAGGTGAAGCGTGAACGCATCTTGTTACAGGGGGACCTGCCAAGCCCAGCAAATCCACCAAGTGGCTGCACCTTTCATCCAAGATGTCACTATGCAACAGACTTATGTAAAACAACACCCCCCACCTTAAAAGAAGGAATTCAAGGGCATATGGTTTCGTGTCATTTCGTTGAAGAAATCTTATAG
- a CDS encoding ABC transporter ATP-binding protein, which yields MSVILDVQNLVTTFQTDNGKVAVVDGIDFQIKQGETLGVVGESGCGKSVTSLSIMGLLARNGKSEGHIIFNGENLLQLSERNMQKVRGNDIAMIFQEPMTSLNPLHTVGKQIEEAVILHVKIGKTDARARAIQMLKAVGMPRANEIYDEYPHQLSGGMRQRVMIAMAMACDPKLIIADEPTTALDVTIQAQILNLMQDVKEKTGTSIMLITHDLGVVAEMCDRVIVMYAGQVVEETDVETLFDEPLHPYTVGLMQSIPDLDKEKEYLDTIPGAVPLAHQMPKGCRFSPRCSKVMAICRQEQPPLLELPKHKCRCWLYQEVSR from the coding sequence ATGTCGGTTATTTTAGATGTACAAAACCTTGTAACAACCTTTCAAACCGACAATGGCAAGGTAGCTGTTGTGGATGGTATCGACTTTCAGATTAAGCAAGGCGAAACTCTTGGAGTAGTAGGAGAATCAGGATGTGGAAAGAGTGTAACCAGTCTTTCAATTATGGGTCTTTTAGCACGAAATGGTAAATCGGAAGGTCACATTATATTCAATGGTGAAAACTTATTACAACTATCGGAAAGAAATATGCAAAAGGTCCGCGGTAATGATATTGCAATGATTTTTCAGGAGCCAATGACCTCTTTAAATCCATTGCATACGGTAGGAAAACAAATTGAGGAAGCTGTTATCCTTCATGTAAAAATAGGCAAGACAGATGCGAGGGCACGAGCGATTCAGATGCTAAAAGCTGTAGGAATGCCGCGTGCGAATGAAATTTATGATGAGTACCCCCATCAATTATCAGGGGGAATGAGGCAGCGTGTGATGATCGCTATGGCGATGGCCTGTGATCCCAAATTGATTATTGCCGACGAGCCAACAACGGCTTTAGATGTAACCATTCAGGCACAAATACTAAATTTAATGCAGGATGTAAAAGAAAAAACAGGCACATCTATCATGTTAATTACCCATGATCTTGGAGTTGTAGCTGAGATGTGCGATCGAGTTATTGTGATGTACGCGGGGCAAGTAGTGGAAGAGACCGATGTCGAGACCTTGTTTGATGAACCGCTTCATCCATACACAGTTGGCTTGATGCAATCCATACCCGACTTAGATAAAGAGAAGGAATATTTAGACACAATACCAGGCGCTGTCCCTCTTGCCCATCAAATGCCAAAAGGTTGTCGCTTTTCGCCACGTTGTTCTAAAGTGATGGCTATCTGTCGACAAGAGCAACCTCCGTTACTCGAATTACCTAAACATAAATGCCGCTGTTGGCTGTACCAGGAGGTGTCAAGATGA
- a CDS encoding ABC transporter permease gives MKKVKLFMRSGLGVMGAMIILALMICAVFSGVIAPFDPNAQDYEQILVQPNAQHWFGTDDLGRDIFSRIIYGAQISIKAAIVSVGIAMLIGVPIGLFTGYYRGFWDEWIVMRVVDAMQAFPFLILALAISAVLGAGFGNAMLAIGIGFAPAFIRITRGQVLSLRNMEYVHAAKSVGVKDSRIIFAHILPNALSPIIIQATLAMASGILAEASLSYLGLGVQPPTPSWGSMLNQAQSLLSVAPYATYYPGLAIFVVVLGFNLLGDGLQLYLNPRTRK, from the coding sequence ATGAAAAAAGTGAAGCTGTTCATGCGTTCGGGTCTTGGTGTAATGGGAGCTATGATCATTTTAGCGTTGATGATCTGTGCCGTTTTTTCAGGAGTTATTGCTCCATTTGATCCTAACGCACAGGATTATGAACAAATTCTCGTACAACCAAATGCCCAGCATTGGTTTGGAACAGATGATCTTGGTCGTGATATATTCTCCCGTATTATCTATGGGGCACAAATTTCAATAAAAGCAGCGATTGTCTCAGTAGGAATCGCCATGCTAATAGGGGTGCCTATTGGATTATTTACAGGCTATTATCGTGGCTTTTGGGACGAATGGATTGTAATGCGTGTGGTAGATGCTATGCAAGCTTTCCCATTTTTGATTTTAGCTCTAGCGATTTCTGCTGTGCTTGGAGCAGGTTTTGGAAATGCGATGCTAGCCATTGGAATTGGATTTGCACCAGCTTTTATTCGTATTACACGAGGGCAGGTTCTCTCTCTGCGAAATATGGAGTATGTACATGCAGCTAAATCCGTTGGCGTAAAAGATAGTCGAATTATTTTTGCACATATTTTACCTAATGCATTAAGCCCCATTATTATTCAGGCTACGCTCGCTATGGCATCGGGCATTCTGGCGGAAGCGTCTCTTTCTTATCTAGGTTTAGGTGTTCAGCCACCGACGCCATCTTGGGGTAGTATGTTAAATCAAGCACAATCGTTGTTAAGTGTGGCACCATACGCCACATATTATCCGGGTTTGGCTATCTTCGTGGTTGTACTAGGCTTTAACCTTCTAGGGGATGGCCTACAGCTATATCTAAACCCGAGAACGCGCAAATAA
- a CDS encoding ABC transporter permease, translating into MMFVIKRLLLTIPILLLVSIMTFSLIHMIPGDPARVILGQEATPEAYEALRTELGLDKPIVVQYVSWLGHVVTGDLGISITDRVPVSELIAQRLPATIELTIGTFLFALVIAVPTGILAAVRRNTWIDYASSFTALGGMSIPSFWLAMMAIIYFSVENQWLPSSGYVPFSEDPKANVMAMILPCMVTGLRESAMLMRMLRSSLVEVVHMDFVRTAKAKGLNEIRMILGHALRNALIPVVTTSGLMIAGLLGGLVITESIFSIPGFGRLIVESVFKRDYVTVQGAILVSAVLVVAVNLLVDLLYAVIDPRIKAGKGVEG; encoded by the coding sequence ATGATGTTTGTAATAAAGCGTCTGTTGCTTACAATTCCCATTCTGCTCCTGGTTTCTATCATGACCTTTTCATTGATTCATATGATCCCGGGTGATCCCGCTCGGGTGATTTTGGGTCAAGAGGCAACACCAGAAGCATACGAGGCTTTGAGGACTGAGCTAGGCTTAGATAAGCCAATCGTTGTGCAATATGTGAGTTGGCTAGGTCATGTAGTGACTGGGGATTTGGGGATTTCGATTACCGATAGAGTTCCAGTGAGTGAATTGATTGCCCAACGATTGCCGGCCACTATTGAGCTTACAATTGGCACGTTTTTATTTGCTTTAGTCATTGCTGTGCCAACCGGGATTTTAGCGGCTGTTCGTCGCAATACGTGGATAGATTATGCATCTTCCTTTACCGCATTGGGTGGCATGAGTATACCTAGCTTTTGGCTAGCGATGATGGCTATCATCTATTTTTCCGTAGAGAATCAATGGCTTCCTTCCTCCGGTTATGTACCTTTTTCTGAAGATCCCAAAGCGAATGTAATGGCTATGATTCTTCCCTGTATGGTGACAGGGCTTCGTGAATCAGCAATGCTCATGCGAATGCTACGCTCGTCATTGGTAGAAGTGGTACATATGGATTTTGTCCGAACCGCGAAAGCCAAAGGATTGAATGAGATAAGAATGATTTTAGGACATGCACTACGTAACGCATTAATCCCTGTTGTTACTACTTCAGGATTGATGATTGCCGGGCTTTTAGGTGGGCTTGTTATTACGGAATCCATTTTCTCGATTCCCGGATTTGGGAGGCTGATTGTGGAGTCTGTTTTCAAACGGGATTACGTAACTGTACAAGGTGCGATACTGGTATCTGCTGTATTGGTTGTGGCGGTCAACTTATTGGTTGATTTACTGTATGCAGTCATTGACCCTCGTATTAAGGCGGGCAAGGGGGTAGAAGGATAA
- a CDS encoding ABC transporter substrate-binding protein produces the protein MGSRKLFQSAALVLLGSTLLLTGCGGAGDSATKESVQANKTALKTLTIGLKADPPSLDPMGSTSLYDRYVQNSVYDKLFDLDENGKIIPMLATSYEVSPDGRMYTLKIKEGVTFQDGTKFDAEAVKFNLDRYREEGSKRKGELKFVTDVKVVNPTTVQIMLQKPFSPLISIFTDRSGMMVSPEAVKKSGKDFLNNPVGSGPYKFVEHVKGDHVTLKKNEKYWNGEVKLDTINYKVFTNQTAAVQNLRSGMLDIVDELPVKEIPGLEKDEKFAVVAKANMGYQGLHLNVTKEPFTNKYLRQAVDRAIDREAVVKVLFDGYGLPARTPFSPGSLAHGESDTVKKPDDREIKALLEQGGKPEGFSFTLQIATSPANEQFGAVLQNMLKKYNIDMKLEKVEYGTMLENGDNGNFQALQLGWSGRLDPDQNIYDFHVTEAPNNKSRLSNPEVDQLLSDARSELDEQKRKALYDKAMAILQDEAPYIYIYHNYDKFGLSKKVKGFTYVPDGIIRTAKLDKE, from the coding sequence ATGGGTTCAAGAAAACTTTTTCAAAGTGCAGCTCTTGTTCTGTTAGGGAGTACCCTGTTGCTCACTGGCTGTGGAGGGGCTGGCGATTCAGCTACGAAAGAAAGTGTTCAAGCTAACAAGACGGCTTTGAAAACACTGACAATCGGTTTAAAGGCAGACCCGCCTAGTCTTGATCCGATGGGTTCAACCTCGCTGTATGATCGTTATGTTCAGAATAGTGTGTATGATAAGCTGTTTGACCTTGATGAGAACGGAAAGATTATTCCGATGCTGGCTACCTCTTATGAAGTTTCGCCAGATGGGCGTATGTACACATTAAAAATAAAAGAAGGGGTAACGTTTCAGGACGGAACCAAATTTGACGCTGAAGCAGTGAAATTTAACCTAGATCGGTATAGAGAAGAAGGATCGAAACGGAAAGGTGAGTTGAAATTTGTTACAGATGTAAAAGTAGTAAATCCAACGACCGTACAAATCATGTTACAGAAGCCGTTCTCACCGCTGATCTCTATTTTTACAGATCGCTCTGGAATGATGGTGTCACCGGAAGCTGTAAAAAAATCGGGAAAGGACTTTCTGAATAATCCGGTAGGCTCTGGTCCCTACAAGTTTGTGGAACATGTAAAAGGAGATCATGTAACGCTCAAAAAGAACGAGAAATATTGGAACGGAGAAGTAAAGCTTGACACAATTAACTATAAGGTATTTACCAACCAGACGGCTGCCGTTCAAAATCTTCGTTCTGGTATGTTAGACATCGTGGATGAGCTTCCGGTAAAAGAGATTCCGGGATTAGAAAAGGATGAAAAATTTGCGGTAGTGGCAAAAGCAAATATGGGCTATCAAGGACTTCATCTGAATGTAACAAAGGAACCCTTCACAAACAAATATCTTCGTCAAGCTGTTGACCGTGCGATTGATCGTGAAGCAGTGGTGAAGGTTTTGTTTGATGGGTATGGGTTGCCAGCGCGTACTCCATTCTCCCCGGGTAGTTTAGCCCATGGGGAATCTGATACCGTAAAAAAACCAGATGATAGAGAGATTAAAGCGTTGCTAGAACAAGGTGGGAAGCCTGAGGGGTTCTCCTTTACGTTACAAATCGCAACCTCACCTGCCAATGAACAATTCGGTGCAGTTCTGCAAAACATGTTGAAAAAATACAATATCGACATGAAGCTGGAAAAGGTCGAGTATGGGACAATGCTGGAAAACGGTGATAATGGAAACTTTCAAGCTCTGCAGCTAGGTTGGTCAGGACGTCTTGATCCAGATCAGAATATTTACGATTTCCATGTAACAGAAGCCCCTAATAACAAAAGTCGCTTATCTAATCCAGAGGTGGATCAATTGTTAAGTGATGCTCGCAGTGAATTAGATGAGCAAAAACGTAAGGCCCTATACGATAAAGCAATGGCGATTTTGCAAGACGAAGCACCATACATCTACATCTATCACAACTATGATAAATTTGGATTGTCCAAAAAAGTAAAAGGCTTTACCTATGTACCAGATGGGATTATTCGTACTGCCAAATTAGATAAAGAGTAA